The following nucleotide sequence is from uncultured Ilyobacter sp..
TCTATTAACCCGCACATTTCGTGATAGGCCCCTTCTTTGTCCTTTATCCCCTTTGTGAGATACATGAACCCGCCGCATTCTCCATAAATAGGAATATTATTTTCATAGGCACTTCTTATAGATTCCTGTGTTATCTTATTATTTTCGAGAATTCTTCCGAAATTTTCAGGATATCCTCCCCCTAGATAAATAAATTCGCTGCCTTCTGGAATCTTTTCGTTATTGAGGGGGCTAAATCCCGTTATCTCCATCCCTGCATACTCCATTAACTCTATATTTGATCTATAATAAAAGGAAAATGCAGTATCTCTTGCTATTGCAACCTTGAGACCTTTAAACATATCTTTAATTTTGTCTAAATCATAACTGCTTTCGATAACCTCATCAGTTTCTGCTGCTTCTAGTATTCCCTCTAAATCCAGATACTTTTCTGCCATCTCTTTTAAAACTTCAAGTTTTTTCTTAAGACCTTCTATCTCCTCTGCCTGTCTGAGACCCAGGTGACGACTTCCAAGTTCCACCTCAGGGTTTGGAGGAAAGTAACCAAAGCATTTTATTCCTGTGTGTCTTTCGATGCCTTCTTTCAGTAAGTCATATAGCCTCTCACTAGATACGTTGTTTAGTATAACTCCGCCTATTTTTACTCTCGTATCAAGAAGTTTATAGCCCAGTACCTTTGCTGCCACACTTGTAGATGCACCTTTGGCATCTACTACCAGCATAACTGGGGTCTTTAAAAGTCTCGCCATGTGTGCACTGCTTCCGTTGTCTAGGTCATGATTTTTACCGTCATAGAGTCCCATTACACCTTCTATTATGGATATATCTCCTCTGCTGCTTCCATCTATAAATATCTTTTTTGTAGCTTCCTCTCCGCATATGAATATATCCAGATTATAAGATGGGTTTTCTGTTACAAATTCATGAAATCTTGGGTCAATATAATCCGGTCCTACCTTAAAAGGTGTTACTTTATCTAAAGCGGCCATTATAGCCGTGCTTATGGTTGTCTTTCCAACTCCTGAGTTTGTCCCCGCTATCAGTAATCTCTTCATAGAATATCCTCCAATAAAAAAACCTTCCTTGTGCAAGGAAGGTTAGGAATATCTCAGTCTGATCAGAATA
It contains:
- a CDS encoding cobyrinate a,c-diamide synthase; the protein is MKRLLIAGTNSGVGKTTISTAIMAALDKVTPFKVGPDYIDPRFHEFVTENPSYNLDIFICGEEATKKIFIDGSSRGDISIIEGVMGLYDGKNHDLDNGSSAHMARLLKTPVMLVVDAKGASTSVAAKVLGYKLLDTRVKIGGVILNNVSSERLYDLLKEGIERHTGIKCFGYFPPNPEVELGSRHLGLRQAEEIEGLKKKLEVLKEMAEKYLDLEGILEAAETDEVIESSYDLDKIKDMFKGLKVAIARDTAFSFYYRSNIELMEYAGMEITGFSPLNNEKIPEGSEFIYLGGGYPENFGRILENNKITQESIRSAYENNIPIYGECGGFMYLTKGIKDKEGAYHEMCGLIDIEVEMKNRLNIKRFGYINFETADGLKGKAHEFHYSDISRAGDENCYFNISKENGRKWRCGFTKKNLLAGYPHVHFWGNIEFFKKLFEKGRR